DNA sequence from the Deltaproteobacteria bacterium genome:
CCCGCCGACTATTCGTCCATGAAGGAGGCCGTGGCCTTCATCATGCTCTTCGTCATCCTTCTGGCCCGGCCTCAAGGCCTTTTGGGCCGCCACATCATCCAGAAGGTCTAGACATGCTTCTCGACAACTACGGATTTCTTCTCGTGGCCATCATCCAGCAGGCCCTGCTCGGCATGAGCCTGTGGTACCCGCTCATGGCCGGCCAGCTGTCCCTGGCCAGCATCGGTTTCTATTCCCTGGGCGGATACATCGCGGCCATCATGGGCACCAACGCCTTTTTCGCTCCCTGGCGCGAGGCCCTGGGGTGGGCCATCTATCCCGTGGAATGGCTTTTCGCCATCGTGGCCAGCGTGCTGCTCGGAATTTTGGTCGGTATTCCTGCCCTGCGCCTCAAGGGCATCTATCTGG
Encoded proteins:
- a CDS encoding branched-chain amino acid ABC transporter permease — translated: PADYSSMKEAVAFIMLFVILLARPQGLLGRHIIQKV